One region of Baekduia soli genomic DNA includes:
- a CDS encoding GumC domain-containing protein gives MTARAPAGIVRVMEATVAVPPPRPSASRRRWMVTIVGSLATAAVLAFVLARHRHAFSAAFSQAAVSVLAGATLLQIVALLARTEAWHLTIEAAGGRVARRILFRASSMQVLGSLLDGHLGVAARIAALRRSSPTVSPQVATLIAAEFPILAVEATLAALTSFTLIGPLGLPWWVPLIGVAVIAAASAGLRHLALRTGRNLWRGLAVLRHGRAGRRVVALVLVAIVSQVLRNWMLLNAVGVHASLLDAIAVLIAVVTLGQLPVGPSVGAAAAVLILGRHGVAAAAAAGVLMTVTGTLGGLAFLTWASADRVLHRHGDPDAAAPRRAIFRGRARPRPRPANRGAGPPDGAKAGG, from the coding sequence ATGACGGCGCGGGCGCCGGCGGGCATCGTGCGGGTGATGGAGGCCACCGTCGCCGTCCCCCCACCCCGCCCGTCCGCGTCGCGCCGGCGCTGGATGGTCACCATCGTCGGCTCGCTGGCCACGGCGGCGGTGCTGGCCTTCGTGCTCGCCCGCCACCGCCACGCGTTCTCGGCCGCGTTCTCGCAGGCCGCGGTGTCGGTGCTGGCCGGCGCGACGCTGCTGCAGATCGTCGCGCTGCTGGCTCGCACGGAGGCGTGGCACCTGACCATCGAGGCCGCGGGCGGCCGCGTCGCACGGCGCATCCTCTTCCGCGCCTCGAGCATGCAGGTGCTCGGCAGCCTCCTGGACGGCCACCTCGGCGTCGCGGCCCGCATCGCCGCCCTGCGCCGGTCCTCGCCGACCGTCAGCCCGCAGGTCGCCACGCTCATCGCCGCCGAGTTCCCCATCCTCGCCGTCGAGGCCACGCTGGCGGCGCTGACCTCGTTCACGCTCATCGGGCCGCTGGGCCTGCCGTGGTGGGTGCCCCTCATCGGCGTGGCGGTCATCGCGGCCGCCAGCGCGGGCCTGAGGCACCTCGCGCTGCGCACCGGCCGCAATCTCTGGCGCGGCCTGGCCGTGCTGCGTCACGGGCGCGCCGGACGCCGCGTGGTCGCGCTCGTGCTCGTGGCCATCGTCTCGCAGGTCCTGCGCAACTGGATGCTCCTCAACGCCGTCGGCGTCCACGCGTCGCTGCTGGACGCGATCGCCGTGCTCATCGCGGTGGTCACGCTCGGCCAGCTGCCCGTCGGCCCCAGCGTCGGCGCGGCGGCGGCGGTCCTCATCCTCGGGCGCCACGGCGTGGCCGCCGCCGCGGCGGCGGGCGTGCTCATGACGGTGACGGGCACGCTCGGCGGCCTGGCCTTCCTGACCTGGGCGAGCGCCGACCGGGTCCTGCACCGCCACGGCGACCCCGACGCCGCGGCCCCGCGCCGCGCGATCTTCAGGGGCCGAGCCCGGCCTCGACCTCGGCCAGCCAATCGCGGTGCAGGGCCACCGGACGGCGCGAAAGCCGGTGGTTGA
- a CDS encoding SDR family NAD(P)-dependent oxidoreductase, which translates to MSHPDRVAAVTGASGGIGRGIAVRLAQAGAAVAVSGRSPEGGAETVRVIEEAGGLAHFTPVDVTSNEQVAAWIADTHQRFGRLDWLVNNAGINGDSARIEDQPVEEFEQVVITNLFSAFYTVHAAIPIMRAQGGGAIVNVGSAASLQGYALLSGYTASKHGMLGLTKSIALENADIPIRANLVCPGPVDTPLMQSIEVLVNPEDPGAARAMFEGTIAMRRYGQISEIADAVAYLLSDGAAFITGTALSVDGGVMSGVG; encoded by the coding sequence GTGTCCCATCCCGATCGTGTCGCCGCCGTCACCGGTGCCTCCGGAGGCATCGGGCGCGGCATCGCCGTCCGCCTCGCGCAGGCGGGCGCCGCCGTGGCCGTTTCCGGGCGCTCGCCGGAGGGCGGCGCCGAGACCGTGCGGGTGATCGAGGAGGCCGGCGGCCTCGCGCACTTCACGCCGGTCGACGTGACGAGCAACGAGCAGGTCGCCGCCTGGATCGCCGACACCCACCAGCGTTTCGGCCGCCTGGACTGGCTTGTCAACAACGCCGGCATCAACGGCGACTCCGCGCGCATCGAGGACCAGCCGGTCGAGGAGTTCGAGCAGGTCGTGATCACCAACCTGTTCTCGGCGTTCTACACCGTGCACGCGGCGATCCCGATCATGCGCGCCCAGGGCGGCGGGGCGATCGTCAACGTCGGGTCGGCCGCGAGCCTCCAGGGCTACGCGCTGCTCAGCGGCTACACGGCCTCCAAGCACGGCATGCTCGGCCTCACGAAGTCGATCGCCCTGGAGAACGCCGACATCCCGATCCGTGCCAACCTCGTCTGCCCCGGACCCGTCGACACCCCGCTCATGCAGAGCATCGAGGTCCTCGTCAACCCGGAGGACCCGGGCGCCGCCCGGGCGATGTTCGAGGGCACGATCGCAATGCGCCGCTATGGGCAGATCTCGGAGATCGCGGACGCCGTCGCCTACCTGCTGAGCGACGGCGCCGCCTTCATCACCGGCACCGCGCTGTCGGTCGACGGCGGCGTGATGAGCGGCGTGGGCTGA
- a CDS encoding NAD(P)-dependent oxidoreductase, producing the protein MSEPFRIGLTRDLRAADGSTNYGDLGLGMIEAEPGMEWAFLDAEAAELTPEHVAGFDALVVLYPRVSLEAVESSDRLKVIARMGVGYDSVPVRRCTELGIPVTLTPEAVRRPVATSALALLLGLTHQLFLQDRLVRTDRWAEARKHPGFGLVDRTLGVLGMGNIGAEFLTIAKPLGMRQVVHDPYADPARAAELGVELVGLEELLRSADVVVVLCPLTDETRHLLDAERLALLKPTSYVINMGRGPIIDQAAITAALREGRIAGAGLDVFETEPLPADDPLTALDNVILSTHGLATTDQFGMVAGRRALSSILDVAAGRRPPHVANPDVFAHPRFAGTPAAAG; encoded by the coding sequence ATGAGCGAGCCGTTCCGCATCGGCCTGACCCGAGACCTGCGCGCGGCGGACGGCAGCACGAACTACGGCGACCTCGGCCTCGGCATGATCGAGGCCGAGCCGGGCATGGAGTGGGCGTTCCTGGACGCGGAGGCCGCCGAGCTGACGCCCGAGCACGTGGCGGGCTTCGACGCGCTCGTCGTCCTGTACCCGCGCGTCTCGCTCGAGGCCGTCGAGTCCTCCGACCGCCTGAAGGTCATCGCGCGCATGGGCGTCGGCTACGACAGCGTCCCGGTGCGACGGTGCACCGAGCTCGGCATCCCGGTCACGCTCACCCCCGAAGCGGTGCGCCGCCCGGTCGCCACGTCGGCGCTGGCCCTGCTGCTGGGGCTCACCCACCAGCTCTTCCTCCAGGACCGCCTCGTGCGCACCGACCGGTGGGCCGAGGCCCGCAAGCACCCCGGCTTCGGCCTCGTGGACCGCACGCTCGGGGTGCTGGGGATGGGCAACATCGGCGCGGAGTTCCTGACGATCGCCAAGCCGCTGGGCATGCGCCAGGTCGTGCACGACCCCTACGCCGACCCGGCGCGGGCCGCGGAGCTGGGCGTGGAGCTCGTCGGCCTCGAGGAGCTGCTGCGCAGCGCCGACGTGGTCGTCGTCCTCTGCCCGCTGACCGACGAGACGCGTCACCTGCTCGATGCCGAGCGGCTGGCGCTGCTCAAGCCCACGAGCTACGTCATCAACATGGGCCGCGGGCCGATCATCGACCAGGCGGCGATCACCGCGGCGCTGCGGGAGGGCCGGATCGCCGGCGCCGGGCTCGACGTGTTCGAGACCGAGCCGCTGCCGGCCGACGACCCGCTCACCGCGCTGGACAACGTGATCCTGTCCACCCACGGGCTGGCGACCACCGACCAGTTCGGGATGGTCGCGGGCCGCAGGGCGCTGTCGAGCATCCTCGACGTCGCGGCGGGGCGCCGGCCGCCGCACGTGGCCAACCCCGACGTCTTCGCCCACCCGCGATTCGCGGGCACGCCGGCGGCGGCGGGCTGA
- a CDS encoding NAD(P)/FAD-dependent oxidoreductase: MAHQRIIVVGAGIVGSVVALRLAQRGAAVTLIEAATPGSGTSGSSFAWIDASHPGLESYLDINVDSHPAWRELGAELGDPSWLALTGTIMWEDEPAAQATLERHVGLLRDLGHPVQAVTPAQAALLEPDLVTDDAAGTLWHFPTEGYLQPVAALGDLLALGRDAGLTVREGTRVTGLLRDGEAVTGVELEGGQRLPADVVVSCVGRFTQELLAPAGIDVPMVDAEPADSPAVGLLVLTTPVPARLRGVVMGDGLMLRPDGAGRLLLHSDAIDARVREQLATAAPPTLSEELVALVRARLRGAGAAQVQSARLGLRALPADHRPVVGLARDGLYVVATHSGVTLAAVLGRLVAEELIDHRQSEVLARYAPARFQEAA; this comes from the coding sequence GTGGCCCACCAGCGGATCATCGTCGTCGGCGCGGGCATCGTCGGCTCGGTCGTCGCCCTGCGGCTGGCCCAGCGCGGCGCCGCGGTCACCCTGATCGAGGCCGCGACGCCGGGCAGCGGCACGAGCGGCTCGTCGTTCGCCTGGATCGACGCCAGCCACCCCGGCCTGGAGTCCTACCTGGACATCAACGTGGACTCGCACCCCGCCTGGCGCGAGCTCGGCGCCGAGCTGGGCGACCCGTCGTGGCTGGCGCTGACCGGCACGATCATGTGGGAGGACGAGCCCGCCGCCCAGGCCACGCTCGAGCGCCACGTCGGGCTGCTGCGCGACCTCGGCCACCCGGTGCAGGCGGTCACGCCCGCGCAGGCCGCCCTGCTGGAGCCCGACCTGGTCACCGACGACGCGGCCGGGACGCTCTGGCACTTCCCGACGGAGGGCTACCTGCAGCCCGTCGCCGCCCTGGGCGACCTGCTCGCCCTCGGGCGCGACGCCGGGCTGACCGTGCGCGAGGGCACGCGCGTCACCGGGCTGCTGCGAGACGGCGAGGCCGTCACCGGCGTGGAGCTGGAGGGCGGCCAGAGGCTGCCCGCCGACGTCGTGGTCAGCTGCGTCGGGCGCTTCACGCAGGAGCTGCTGGCCCCCGCCGGCATCGACGTCCCGATGGTGGACGCCGAGCCGGCCGACTCCCCCGCCGTCGGCCTGCTCGTGCTCACCACGCCCGTGCCCGCGCGCCTGCGGGGCGTCGTCATGGGCGACGGCCTCATGCTGCGCCCCGACGGGGCGGGCCGCCTGCTGCTGCACAGCGACGCGATCGACGCGCGCGTGCGCGAGCAGCTGGCGACCGCCGCCCCGCCCACGCTCAGCGAGGAGCTCGTCGCCCTGGTGCGCGCGCGGCTGCGCGGCGCGGGCGCCGCGCAGGTGCAGAGCGCGCGCCTCGGGCTGCGCGCCCTGCCCGCCGACCACCGGCCCGTGGTCGGCCTGGCGCGCGACGGCCTCTACGTCGTCGCCACCCACAGCGGCGTCACCCTCGCAGCGGTCCTCGGTCGCCTCGTCGCCGAGGAGCTCATCGACCACCGGCAATCCGAGGTGCTGGCGCGCTACGCGCCGGCGCGCTTCCAGGAGGCGGCATGA
- a CDS encoding chromate transporter yields MIIPLMQGDAVDQHHWMTAPQFLNAVALGQVTPGPVVHTVAVVGYAAAGVGGGLLAAAVAFSPSFLFVVVGARRFHALLADPRVRAFVDGAAPAALGAILGSAIPLALALDRAWQWAVLAVAVVALTAGRRGVVGTLLAAGAAGAVVALAGGPLPA; encoded by the coding sequence GTGATCATCCCGCTCATGCAGGGCGACGCGGTGGACCAGCACCACTGGATGACCGCGCCGCAGTTCCTCAACGCCGTCGCGCTCGGGCAGGTCACCCCCGGCCCGGTCGTGCACACGGTCGCCGTCGTCGGCTACGCCGCGGCGGGCGTGGGCGGCGGCCTGCTCGCGGCCGCCGTCGCGTTCTCGCCCTCGTTCCTGTTCGTGGTGGTCGGCGCCCGCCGCTTCCACGCGCTGCTGGCCGACCCACGGGTGCGCGCGTTCGTCGATGGCGCCGCGCCCGCGGCGCTCGGGGCGATCCTGGGCTCGGCGATCCCGCTCGCGCTGGCGCTGGACCGCGCGTGGCAGTGGGCGGTGCTCGCCGTGGCCGTCGTGGCGCTGACGGCCGGGCGCCGCGGCGTCGTGGGCACCCTGCTGGCCGCCGGGGCCGCCGGGGCGGTCGTGGCGCTGGCCGGCGGCCCGCTGCCGGCCTGA
- a CDS encoding HpcH/HpaI aldolase family protein yields the protein MRENAVKRTLDAGGVSIGTFVAELATPNIGRLAASAGVDFMVIDQEHTGLTLESVKTIVSASRSYDLTPIVRVPDAQYHLIAGALDVGAMGIMVPQVETVEEAEQIVSWAKYPPAGERGCGIYYPDLLIEGGLGATELRHNDQTQLIIQIESVKGVEAVHELAAIEGIDVLWIGAADLTTTMGIPGQFDDPRYLEALQTVASAAQAAGKVAGMLSRTTDEAQLLLDLGYRMISHSADLWLYAAALKTGVDELRALTPGAGR from the coding sequence ATGCGAGAGAACGCGGTGAAGCGCACGCTGGACGCCGGCGGCGTCAGCATCGGCACGTTCGTGGCCGAGCTGGCGACGCCCAACATCGGCCGCCTGGCGGCCTCCGCCGGTGTCGACTTCATGGTCATCGACCAGGAGCACACCGGCCTGACGCTCGAGTCGGTGAAGACCATCGTCTCGGCGTCGCGGTCCTACGACCTGACGCCGATCGTCCGCGTCCCCGATGCGCAGTACCACCTGATCGCCGGCGCGCTGGACGTGGGGGCGATGGGGATCATGGTCCCGCAGGTGGAGACCGTCGAGGAAGCCGAGCAGATCGTCTCCTGGGCCAAGTACCCGCCCGCGGGCGAGCGCGGCTGCGGGATCTACTACCCCGACCTGCTCATCGAGGGCGGCCTCGGCGCGACCGAGCTGCGCCACAACGACCAGACGCAGCTGATCATCCAGATCGAGTCGGTCAAGGGCGTCGAGGCGGTGCACGAGCTCGCCGCCATCGAGGGCATCGACGTGCTGTGGATCGGCGCAGCCGACCTCACCACCACCATGGGGATCCCCGGCCAGTTCGACGATCCGCGCTACCTCGAGGCGCTGCAGACCGTCGCTTCCGCGGCACAGGCCGCCGGTAAGGTCGCCGGCATGCTCTCCCGCACGACCGACGAGGCCCAGCTCCTGCTCGACCTCGGCTACCGGATGATCAGCCACTCCGCGGATCTCTGGCTCTACGCGGCCGCGCTGAAGACCGGCGTCGACGAGCTGCGCGCCCTGACGCCGGGGGCCGGGCGATGA
- a CDS encoding cation diffusion facilitator family transporter: MSVATSRAGYGRRSRRDRRPASHLSRGQRRTAIASIAAAALLVALKLGTGLATGSLGLISAGIESSGDVLAAIMTFLVIRLGARPADRDHPYGHRRAENLGALGEAGILLGGGVVIVVAAVGRLAEGGHAPDARWFVYAVIAVAVLVDISRIAVSLRTARRYDSAALRGNAFHFAGDMAGSLAVLAGLLAVSAGFEQGDAVAALVVAGIILGAAVRLIHENARVLMDTTPAEAQAQAEAAIRALGDDVDLGRLRLRESGGRYFADVVVGIAPGQAIVEGHGVADRVEAAVREALPGTDVVVHLEPRRENLALRDRALAAALAEPLVSEAHDITVYDLGDGSSLSLHLKLPPDLDLAEAHAVAERVEAELLRAPGIDAVQTHLEPLERPVAARPAGGRDADEDDEQRRIRAIVADDTGGRPCELRLLRSDAGLVVFLTISVGASTSLTAAHELAGRLEEDIRRGAGHIADVVVHTEP, encoded by the coding sequence CTGAGCGTCGCGACGTCGCGCGCCGGGTACGGTCGGCGGTCCCGACGTGACCGACGCCCCGCCTCCCACCTCAGCCGCGGCCAGCGGCGCACGGCGATCGCCTCCATCGCCGCCGCCGCGCTGCTCGTCGCGCTCAAGCTCGGCACCGGCCTGGCCACCGGCAGCCTGGGCCTGATCTCCGCGGGCATCGAGTCCAGCGGCGACGTCCTGGCCGCGATCATGACGTTCCTGGTCATCCGCCTCGGCGCGCGCCCGGCCGACCGCGACCACCCCTACGGCCACCGCCGCGCCGAGAACCTCGGCGCGCTCGGGGAGGCCGGGATCCTGCTCGGCGGCGGCGTCGTGATCGTCGTGGCGGCCGTCGGCCGCCTGGCCGAGGGCGGGCACGCGCCCGACGCCCGGTGGTTCGTCTACGCGGTCATCGCCGTCGCCGTGCTCGTGGACATCAGCCGGATCGCCGTCTCGCTGCGCACGGCGCGCCGCTACGACTCGGCCGCGCTGCGCGGCAACGCCTTCCACTTCGCGGGCGACATGGCCGGCTCGCTGGCGGTGCTCGCCGGCCTGCTCGCCGTCAGCGCGGGCTTCGAGCAGGGCGACGCCGTCGCCGCGCTCGTGGTCGCCGGCATCATCCTCGGCGCCGCGGTGCGGCTCATCCACGAGAACGCCCGCGTGCTCATGGACACGACGCCCGCCGAGGCCCAGGCCCAGGCCGAGGCGGCGATCCGCGCGCTCGGCGACGACGTGGACCTCGGGCGCCTGCGCCTGCGCGAGTCGGGCGGTCGCTACTTCGCCGACGTGGTCGTCGGCATCGCGCCCGGCCAGGCCATCGTCGAGGGCCACGGCGTCGCCGACCGCGTCGAGGCGGCGGTGCGCGAGGCGCTGCCGGGCACCGACGTGGTCGTCCACCTCGAGCCGCGCCGCGAGAACCTCGCGCTGCGCGACCGCGCGCTGGCCGCCGCCCTGGCCGAGCCGCTGGTCAGCGAGGCCCACGACATCACGGTCTACGACCTGGGCGACGGCTCGAGCCTGTCGCTGCACCTCAAGCTCCCGCCCGACCTCGACCTCGCCGAGGCGCACGCCGTGGCCGAGCGCGTCGAGGCCGAGCTGCTGCGGGCGCCGGGCATCGACGCCGTGCAGACCCACCTCGAGCCGCTCGAGCGCCCGGTCGCCGCACGCCCGGCGGGCGGCCGCGACGCCGACGAGGACGACGAGCAGCGCCGCATCCGCGCGATCGTCGCCGACGACACCGGCGGCCGGCCGTGCGAGCTGCGGCTCCTGCGCTCCGACGCGGGGCTTGTCGTGTTCCTGACGATCTCCGTCGGCGCGAGCACGTCGCTGACGGCCGCCCACGAGCTCGCGGGGCGCCTGGAGGAGGACATCCGCCGCGGCGCGGGCCACATCGCCGACGTCGTGGTGCACACCGAGCCCTAG
- a CDS encoding NADP-dependent oxidoreductase: MPRVVVATAYGGPEVLQVVDEAPGAPGPGEVLLAVRAAGVNPVDRRIFGGGFGADPADLPLRLGFEASGVVLEAGPGAQGPLGPVAAGDEVVAFRIAGGYAEQVVVGAAACIPKPPALGWEAAGGLLLAGVTAWHTLAVAEPAAGETLLVHAASGAVGRCAVQLAVARGTRVIGTASPSRHDDLRALGAEPVAYGEGLQERVRALAPGGVDAAIDCAGTDEAIDTSLALVADRGRIVTIAAFARGAREGIRLLGGGPGADPGTAIREAARPELVRLAAEGRLVLPVQAFPLAGAAEAHRAAVAGHAGAKLVLVP; encoded by the coding sequence ATGCCCCGCGTCGTCGTCGCCACCGCCTACGGCGGGCCCGAGGTGCTGCAGGTCGTCGACGAGGCCCCCGGGGCGCCCGGGCCCGGCGAGGTCCTGCTCGCCGTCCGCGCCGCCGGCGTCAACCCGGTGGACCGCAGGATCTTCGGCGGGGGGTTCGGCGCCGATCCTGCCGACCTGCCCCTGCGCCTCGGCTTCGAGGCCTCGGGCGTGGTGCTCGAGGCGGGCCCCGGCGCACAGGGCCCGCTCGGCCCGGTCGCCGCCGGCGACGAGGTCGTGGCCTTCCGCATCGCGGGTGGCTACGCCGAGCAGGTCGTGGTCGGCGCGGCGGCCTGCATCCCCAAGCCTCCGGCCCTGGGCTGGGAGGCGGCCGGCGGCCTCCTGCTCGCGGGCGTGACGGCCTGGCACACGCTCGCCGTCGCCGAGCCCGCCGCGGGCGAGACGCTGCTCGTGCACGCCGCCTCCGGCGCGGTCGGGCGCTGCGCGGTCCAGCTCGCGGTGGCCCGGGGCACGCGCGTCATCGGGACGGCGAGCCCGTCGCGCCACGACGACCTGCGGGCGCTCGGCGCCGAGCCGGTGGCCTACGGCGAGGGCCTGCAGGAGCGCGTCCGCGCCCTGGCGCCCGGCGGCGTGGACGCCGCCATCGACTGCGCCGGGACCGACGAGGCGATCGACACCTCCCTCGCGCTCGTGGCCGACCGCGGGCGCATCGTCACCATCGCGGCCTTCGCGCGCGGGGCCCGGGAGGGCATCCGCCTGCTCGGCGGAGGCCCCGGCGCCGATCCCGGCACCGCGATCCGCGAGGCCGCGCGGCCCGAGCTCGTACGCCTGGCCGCGGAGGGCCGCCTCGTGCTGCCCGTGCAGGCCTTCCCGCTGGCCGGGGCCGCCGAGGCCCACCGGGCCGCCGTCGCGGGCCACGCGGGCGCCAAGCTCGTCCTCGTACCCTGA
- a CDS encoding amidohydrolase family protein, which translates to MTSSTDAPVHDVVIAGGTVVGPRDERALDVSIDGERISGLHEPGTAGPAKRTIDATGCLVVPGAIDPHVHYGMDFQGLLVTEGPEYSAAAVHGGTTTVIDFAFQETKGPLDTLADRRAFLDGSMATDWSLHTILTREFSFEDIEQIGDVIRAGCPTIKTMMTYGWMSDDGRRYGAMCEVAEHGGLSLVHAEDDAIANWLHEKYKREGKQHASYVSETRGPLVEEAAVRRALFLAERAGSPLYVLHVAAGAAVDAIAEARSRGLPMYGETLSAYLSWTQENMRDETPLIVDGKAWGPRGLLYNNFPVPKFPADREQLWEAILDDRLQVVATDHCSTTLEDRMEKMGTTQDSMQAGQSAVELRVELLYSMAVATGRCSASRWVQLIATNPAQLMGLAPAKGEIAVGADADVVVFDPARQWTVDWRELHMSVPYSCWDGQEMTGKVRDVLRRGEVLIDRGNYVGSTTGGHFIERTLAPHVTANPLDPSITAPGAPAPAPAAA; encoded by the coding sequence ATGACCAGCAGCACCGACGCACCCGTCCACGACGTCGTCATCGCCGGCGGCACGGTCGTGGGCCCGCGCGACGAGCGGGCGCTCGACGTGAGCATCGACGGCGAGCGCATCTCCGGCCTGCACGAGCCGGGCACGGCCGGGCCGGCGAAGCGGACGATCGACGCGACGGGATGCCTCGTCGTCCCCGGCGCCATCGATCCCCATGTCCACTACGGCATGGACTTCCAGGGCCTGCTCGTCACGGAGGGCCCGGAGTACAGCGCGGCCGCCGTGCACGGCGGCACGACCACCGTGATCGACTTCGCGTTCCAGGAGACCAAGGGCCCGCTCGACACGCTCGCCGACCGGCGCGCGTTCCTCGACGGCTCGATGGCCACCGACTGGAGCCTGCACACGATCCTCACCCGCGAGTTCTCCTTCGAGGACATCGAGCAGATCGGCGACGTCATCCGCGCGGGCTGCCCGACGATCAAGACGATGATGACCTACGGCTGGATGTCGGACGACGGCCGCCGCTACGGCGCGATGTGCGAGGTCGCCGAGCACGGCGGGCTGAGCCTCGTGCACGCCGAGGACGACGCGATCGCCAACTGGCTGCACGAGAAGTACAAGCGCGAGGGCAAGCAGCACGCCTCCTACGTCTCCGAGACGCGCGGGCCGCTCGTCGAGGAGGCCGCGGTGCGCCGCGCGCTGTTCCTGGCCGAGCGCGCAGGCTCCCCGCTCTACGTCCTGCACGTGGCCGCCGGCGCAGCGGTCGACGCGATCGCCGAGGCCCGCTCGCGCGGCCTGCCGATGTACGGCGAGACGCTGTCGGCCTACCTGAGCTGGACCCAGGAGAACATGCGCGACGAGACGCCGCTCATCGTCGACGGCAAGGCCTGGGGCCCGCGCGGGCTGTTGTACAACAACTTTCCGGTGCCGAAGTTCCCCGCCGACCGCGAGCAGCTGTGGGAGGCCATCCTGGACGACCGCCTGCAGGTCGTGGCCACCGACCACTGCTCGACGACGCTCGAGGACCGCATGGAGAAGATGGGCACGACCCAGGACAGCATGCAGGCCGGCCAGTCGGCCGTCGAGCTGCGCGTCGAGCTGTTGTACTCCATGGCCGTGGCGACCGGGCGCTGCTCGGCATCGCGCTGGGTGCAGCTCATCGCCACCAACCCGGCCCAGCTCATGGGGCTGGCGCCCGCCAAGGGCGAGATCGCGGTCGGCGCCGACGCCGACGTCGTGGTGTTCGACCCCGCCAGGCAGTGGACGGTGGACTGGCGCGAGCTGCACATGAGCGTGCCCTACTCGTGTTGGGACGGCCAGGAGATGACCGGCAAGGTCCGCGACGTGCTGCGCCGCGGCGAGGTCCTCATCGACCGGGGCAACTACGTCGGCAGCACGACGGGCGGGCACTTCATCGAGCGCACGCTGGCCCCGCACGTCACCGCCAACCCGCTGGACCCCAGCATCACCGCTCCGGGCGCCCCGGCCCCGGCCCCGGCGGCGGCGTGA
- a CDS encoding acetamidase/formamidase family protein, with translation MGDEGRVREIRTDTYSYVFGTYGEPVATVRPGEIVDIYTEDAFESRVQDVDDLPSQVLTMPFLNPQTGPIVVEGARKGDTLAVEILEIEPTRDFVVSAHIPNFGGLTGTSATALLTPSLPEQVYKYPLRDGHVELPRGIRLPYRPFVGTIATAPELEAIGALTPGPFGGNMDVPDTCPGNIVRLPVNVDGAWFFTGDAHASQGDGELCGVACEMTARVRVRFGVESGATIAWPRIESPTEIMTVGSARPMEDAARIAWVELIRWMQADYGFEELEAYQLLTHAGRMRVGNMVDPQYSLVAKIDKSLLGS, from the coding sequence ATGGGCGACGAGGGACGGGTCCGTGAGATCAGGACCGACACGTACAGCTACGTGTTCGGGACCTATGGCGAGCCGGTCGCGACGGTCAGGCCGGGCGAGATCGTCGACATCTACACCGAGGACGCGTTCGAGTCGCGCGTCCAGGACGTCGACGACCTCCCGTCCCAGGTCCTCACGATGCCGTTCCTGAACCCGCAGACCGGGCCGATCGTCGTCGAGGGCGCCCGCAAGGGCGACACGCTGGCCGTCGAGATCCTCGAGATCGAGCCCACGCGCGACTTCGTCGTCAGCGCCCACATCCCGAACTTCGGCGGGCTCACCGGCACCTCGGCGACCGCCCTGCTCACCCCGTCGCTGCCCGAGCAGGTCTACAAGTACCCGCTGCGCGACGGGCACGTCGAGCTGCCCCGCGGCATCCGCCTGCCCTACCGGCCCTTCGTCGGCACGATCGCCACGGCGCCCGAGCTCGAGGCCATCGGCGCGCTGACGCCCGGACCCTTCGGCGGCAACATGGACGTGCCCGACACCTGCCCGGGCAACATCGTGCGGCTGCCCGTCAACGTGGACGGCGCGTGGTTCTTCACGGGCGACGCCCACGCCTCCCAGGGCGACGGCGAGCTCTGCGGGGTGGCGTGCGAGATGACCGCGCGCGTGCGCGTGCGCTTCGGCGTGGAGTCCGGCGCGACGATCGCCTGGCCGCGCATCGAGTCGCCGACGGAGATCATGACCGTCGGCAGCGCGCGGCCGATGGAGGACGCCGCGCGCATCGCCTGGGTCGAGCTCATCCGCTGGATGCAGGCCGACTACGGCTTCGAGGAGCTCGAGGCCTACCAGCTGCTCACCCATGCGGGCAGGATGCGCGTCGGCAACATGGTCGACCCGCAGTACTCGCTCGTGGCCAAGATCGACAAGAGCCTGCTGGGGTCCTAG